The following proteins are encoded in a genomic region of Burkholderia diffusa:
- a CDS encoding cupin domain-containing protein: MSMIPLQQGKTIAELAPLGSLTALGGEILEGGDVQAYAHSTYGTFTDPVNAGYFGTGKGKYRLVYPFSEQATIMHGEVRITDESTGETRHFKAGDSWFVTKGTSTIWEVLTDGYTKHFLLFS; this comes from the coding sequence ATGTCCATGATTCCTCTCCAGCAAGGCAAAACCATCGCCGAACTCGCTCCGCTCGGCAGTCTGACGGCCCTCGGAGGCGAAATTCTCGAAGGCGGCGACGTGCAAGCGTACGCACACAGTACCTACGGCACCTTCACGGATCCCGTCAATGCAGGCTACTTCGGCACCGGAAAGGGCAAATACCGCCTCGTCTACCCGTTCTCGGAGCAGGCGACGATCATGCATGGCGAAGTGCGCATCACCGATGAATCGACGGGCGAGACCCGACACTTCAAGGCCGGCGACTCATGGTTCGTCACGAAGGGCACATCGACTATCTGGGAAGTACTGACCGACGGCTACACGAAGCATTTCCTGCTGTTTTCCTGA
- a CDS encoding NAD(P)/FAD-dependent oxidoreductase, with amino-acid sequence MHVDETATYYTATAKYALSFPSLEADLETDVVIIGGGFSGIHTALELAEHGLTNTIVLEARHLGYGGSGRNGGHVMVGVGHDLDGIKRDVGEDGLKAIFALNELGPQIMRERIERYDIQADIRSGYGYLAFNARQARTLQQWQAEFTSLGSPHEIRYLEGGEVKQIIGSDVYHAALLHNGCGHVHSLNLLLGEAHVVSERYGVRIFEHSPALQVTYGDRIHVRTAKGSIRAKQLVWAVDGFNNRIEPELHRKTLDVWAFNSVTEPLPAALIEQISPIRGAYSDIRPVIDYFRVTNDNRLMFGTAHQLLEYMPSDLYAFCRARMLQIFPYLTDVRIDMAWGGPLPCGLKLFPQLGTLVDRPNVFYVQGYSGFGVTPSQLLCKILAEGIMGGSERYRLLSSISHASIPGKDHFRALLVSLGKLAHQTSGYFHGRR; translated from the coding sequence ATGCATGTAGACGAAACCGCGACCTACTACACGGCAACCGCCAAGTATGCATTGAGCTTCCCGTCGCTAGAAGCCGATCTGGAAACCGACGTGGTCATCATCGGCGGCGGGTTCTCGGGTATCCACACGGCGCTCGAACTCGCCGAGCACGGGCTCACGAATACGATCGTACTGGAAGCCCGCCATCTCGGATACGGAGGCTCCGGCCGCAACGGCGGCCACGTCATGGTCGGAGTCGGGCACGACCTGGACGGTATCAAGAGGGACGTAGGCGAAGACGGCCTGAAGGCGATCTTCGCACTCAACGAGCTGGGGCCGCAGATCATGCGCGAGCGTATCGAGAGATACGACATCCAGGCGGACATTCGCAGCGGTTATGGTTATCTGGCCTTCAATGCGCGCCAGGCACGCACGCTGCAGCAATGGCAAGCCGAATTCACGTCACTGGGATCGCCGCACGAAATCCGCTACCTTGAAGGCGGCGAAGTGAAGCAAATCATTGGCTCGGACGTCTATCATGCAGCACTCCTGCATAATGGCTGCGGCCACGTTCATTCACTCAACCTGTTGTTGGGCGAAGCACATGTAGTATCGGAACGATACGGTGTGCGTATTTTTGAGCACAGTCCCGCTCTGCAAGTCACCTATGGCGATCGCATCCATGTCCGAACGGCGAAGGGCAGCATTCGGGCGAAGCAACTGGTATGGGCCGTGGACGGCTTCAACAACCGCATCGAGCCCGAACTGCATCGAAAGACCCTCGACGTATGGGCGTTCAATTCGGTTACCGAACCGTTGCCGGCCGCGCTGATCGAGCAAATCAGCCCGATCCGTGGTGCGTACAGCGATATCCGGCCCGTCATCGATTATTTCCGTGTCACCAATGACAACCGGCTGATGTTCGGCACCGCGCATCAGTTGCTCGAATACATGCCAAGCGACCTGTATGCGTTCTGCCGGGCTCGCATGCTGCAGATCTTCCCGTACCTGACCGACGTCAGGATCGACATGGCATGGGGCGGCCCCCTGCCCTGCGGCCTGAAACTCTTTCCGCAACTCGGCACACTCGTCGACCGCCCGAATGTCTTCTACGTACAGGGCTACTCCGGTTTCGGCGTCACGCCGAGCCAACTGCTCTGCAAGATCCTGGCGGAAGGGATCATGGGCGGCTCCGAGCGCTACCGCCTGCTGAGCTCGATCAGCCATGCCTCGATCCCCGGCAAGGATCATTTCCGCGCGCTGCTGGTCAGCCTCGGCAAGCTCGCCCATCAGACGTCCGGCTATTTCCACGGGCGCCGTTGA
- a CDS encoding aldehyde dehydrogenase family protein gives MTAISILPEVTAFLSRPHGHYIHGRAVESRGDRIAVVNPSNEQAIADVADATRDDVNAAVASSRTAFDGAWGRTTPAERANVLLRLADLFEKHREELAQIETLQSGKIIQISRAFEVDQAIGFLKHYAGAATRIHGETITPSLPSFNGERYSAFTRREPVGVVVGIVPWNFSILIAVWKFASALATGCTVIIKPSQFTPLTLLRVAELATEAGAPAGAFNVVSGGGNPGRWLIDHEGTAKVSFTGSVPTGIAVGRSAMDAKLTRTTLELGGKNAVGFLKDVDADKTVAGILESGFVHQGQVCAAGERFFVHRSRLGEVLEKLKSALAGLQIGDPMDEHTQFGPLSNRAHFDKIVGFFDLARSEGGTIAFGGQPLARAGYFVTPTAVLVKDRHAKMLSEETFGPIATFLAYDDEAELVDLFNDTPYGLAASLWTNDLGKAMNLIPRIEAGTVWVNMHTFLDPALPFGGVKASGIGREFGSAFIDDYTELKSVMIRH, from the coding sequence ATGACAGCGATTTCAATCCTGCCGGAAGTCACGGCCTTTCTTTCCCGCCCTCACGGCCACTACATCCACGGTCGCGCCGTCGAAAGTCGAGGTGACCGCATTGCAGTCGTGAACCCGTCGAATGAACAGGCAATCGCCGATGTTGCCGACGCGACGCGTGACGACGTCAATGCGGCGGTGGCGTCGAGCCGCACCGCGTTCGACGGCGCATGGGGACGGACTACCCCGGCCGAGCGGGCGAATGTACTGCTGCGGCTGGCCGATCTATTCGAGAAGCATCGCGAGGAACTCGCACAAATCGAAACCCTGCAGTCGGGAAAGATCATCCAGATTTCGCGCGCGTTCGAAGTCGACCAAGCCATCGGTTTTCTCAAGCATTATGCCGGCGCCGCCACGCGCATTCACGGCGAAACCATCACGCCCTCGCTGCCGTCGTTCAACGGCGAGCGATACAGCGCATTCACTCGGCGCGAGCCGGTGGGTGTGGTGGTAGGCATCGTGCCGTGGAACTTCTCGATCCTGATTGCAGTCTGGAAATTCGCGTCCGCGCTGGCGACCGGCTGCACCGTGATCATCAAGCCCAGCCAGTTCACGCCGTTGACGCTACTGCGCGTCGCCGAACTGGCTACCGAAGCCGGTGCGCCGGCCGGCGCGTTCAACGTCGTCAGCGGCGGCGGCAATCCCGGACGCTGGCTGATCGATCATGAAGGCACGGCCAAGGTCAGCTTTACCGGTTCAGTGCCGACCGGCATTGCAGTCGGCCGCAGTGCGATGGACGCCAAGCTCACGCGCACGACGCTCGAACTCGGAGGCAAGAATGCCGTCGGATTTTTGAAGGACGTCGATGCCGACAAGACCGTGGCCGGCATCCTCGAGTCGGGCTTCGTTCACCAGGGGCAAGTATGTGCCGCCGGCGAGCGTTTCTTCGTGCATCGCTCGCGTCTCGGCGAGGTGCTCGAAAAACTCAAGAGTGCGCTGGCAGGTCTCCAGATCGGCGATCCGATGGACGAGCACACCCAGTTCGGTCCGCTCTCGAACCGCGCCCACTTCGACAAGATCGTCGGCTTCTTCGATCTGGCACGCAGTGAAGGCGGCACGATCGCGTTCGGCGGCCAGCCGCTCGCGCGCGCTGGCTACTTCGTGACGCCGACCGCAGTCCTCGTCAAAGATCGCCACGCGAAGATGCTCAGCGAGGAAACCTTCGGCCCGATCGCGACATTCCTGGCCTATGACGACGAGGCAGAGCTCGTGGACCTGTTCAACGACACACCGTACGGGCTGGCGGCGAGCCTGTGGACCAACGATCTCGGCAAGGCGATGAACCTGATTCCCCGAATCGAAGCCGGTACCGTGTGGGTCAACATGCACACGTTCCTCGATCCTGCGCTGCCCTTTGGCGGCGTCAAGGCATCGGGCATCGGCCGCGAGTTCGGCTCGGCATTCATCGACGATTACACGGAACTGAAGTCGGTCATGATTCGGCACTGA
- a CDS encoding helix-turn-helix transcriptional regulator has product MKAGRRNQFSADSRFAEETLHFVARTTGVKTAAFYLVDDNTGYCDFQRHEVSETFHRQYETGMCKYDPFEIHRVALSDLRSAMLTQRVGHGPEDQHYVRFLRAHGYTDVVELLFRSERRVVGGMSLLLQECDDDAAILSAVDAMQPYIEFNLCRARTRGTPALKREAAQRFLLSSREIDVVDLMMRGNTNNDIASSLNISVATVKTHVLKIFHKVGVSNRSTLVSKLSEYGFH; this is encoded by the coding sequence ATGAAAGCGGGGCGGCGGAATCAGTTCTCGGCGGACTCGCGCTTTGCGGAAGAGACCCTTCACTTCGTGGCGCGGACGACCGGAGTCAAGACGGCGGCGTTCTATCTCGTTGACGACAACACCGGATACTGCGATTTCCAGCGCCACGAAGTGTCCGAGACGTTCCATCGCCAATACGAAACCGGAATGTGCAAGTACGACCCATTCGAGATTCATCGGGTCGCCCTGTCGGACTTGCGCAGTGCGATGCTGACGCAGCGCGTCGGTCACGGTCCGGAGGATCAGCACTACGTTCGATTCCTCCGCGCACATGGTTATACCGATGTCGTGGAGTTGTTGTTTCGGAGCGAACGACGCGTGGTTGGCGGCATGTCGCTGCTGCTTCAGGAGTGCGATGACGATGCGGCCATCCTGTCTGCAGTCGATGCGATGCAGCCGTACATCGAGTTCAATCTTTGCCGGGCTCGCACTCGTGGTACGCCGGCTCTCAAGCGGGAGGCTGCGCAACGCTTCCTGCTGTCGTCGCGTGAAATCGATGTGGTCGACCTGATGATGCGGGGGAACACCAACAACGATATCGCGTCGAGTCTCAATATCAGCGTGGCGACAGTCAAGACTCACGTACTGAAGATCTTCCACAAGGTCGGTGTGTCGAATCGCTCGACACTCGTATCCAAATTGTCCGAGTACGGTTTCCATTGA
- a CDS encoding porin, protein MKACLFDLACRGGKGGAIAVAAMFACGSSHAQSSVTLYGVIDTGITYVNNQQQSVAGGVAGRRAWSMTSGNVAPTTLGLKGTESLGGGYNAVFDLRNYFLSNNGALFEQNALFDATAIVGIQSDRWGTLTLGRQFDSYTDALAPFAVSNTWAGPAGAHFGDIDNLNAAFNVNNAVKYLSPSFSGLSFGGTFSFGNRAGAFATNRAWGLAINYSNGPFAAAAGYLSMRNPLTAGLRGDSAYIGELSCGQSPSSYCGMHDSDELRTFGAGASYAFEKLTLSATVTQATLLGSRYLTAIAGPVSDIRFDTAEASALYNVTPALQAGIAYSYTLAKISATDSRTDIHKVSVGSIYNLSKRTALYATVNYEKMAGDGLGIDPLSGAMRNYAQLAYVGSANASSQVAVSVGIKHTF, encoded by the coding sequence ATGAAAGCATGTCTTTTCGATCTGGCGTGTCGCGGAGGTAAGGGCGGTGCGATCGCGGTGGCAGCGATGTTTGCCTGCGGCAGTTCTCATGCACAAAGCAGCGTTACGCTATACGGTGTAATCGACACCGGCATCACGTACGTCAACAACCAGCAACAATCGGTGGCAGGCGGCGTCGCCGGAAGGCGCGCGTGGAGTATGACGAGCGGGAATGTTGCGCCTACCACGCTGGGTCTCAAGGGCACCGAAAGCCTCGGAGGGGGATACAACGCGGTCTTCGACCTGAGGAACTATTTCCTCTCGAATAATGGTGCGCTATTCGAGCAGAATGCACTGTTCGACGCGACTGCCATCGTCGGGATCCAGTCGGATCGATGGGGTACGCTTACGTTGGGGCGGCAGTTCGACTCGTACACCGATGCGTTGGCGCCGTTCGCGGTCAGCAACACTTGGGCGGGGCCTGCCGGCGCGCATTTCGGCGACATCGACAATCTCAATGCCGCCTTCAACGTCAACAATGCCGTGAAATACCTGAGCCCGAGCTTTTCCGGTCTATCGTTTGGCGGTACGTTCAGCTTCGGCAACCGGGCGGGTGCATTCGCGACAAACCGCGCGTGGGGGTTGGCGATCAACTATTCGAACGGTCCATTCGCGGCCGCGGCCGGTTATCTGTCGATGCGCAATCCGCTGACCGCCGGGTTGCGCGGAGATTCCGCGTACATCGGCGAACTGAGTTGTGGGCAAAGTCCGTCGAGTTACTGCGGGATGCACGACAGCGACGAACTGCGCACGTTTGGGGCGGGCGCCAGCTACGCGTTCGAGAAGCTGACCCTGTCGGCAACGGTCACGCAGGCGACGCTGCTGGGCAGCCGCTACCTGACGGCGATTGCCGGGCCGGTCAGCGATATCCGATTCGACACTGCCGAAGCCAGCGCACTTTATAACGTGACGCCGGCGCTGCAAGCAGGAATCGCATATAGCTACACGCTCGCGAAGATATCGGCCACCGATTCGCGGACCGACATTCACAAGGTGAGCGTAGGCAGCATCTACAACCTGTCCAAGCGAACAGCGCTGTACGCGACGGTGAACTATGAAAAGATGGCCGGCGACGGTTTGGGTATCGACCCGCTGAGCGGCGCGATGCGAAACTACGCACAGCTGGCCTATGTGGGTAGCGCAAATGCCTCGTCGCAGGTGGCCGTATCGGTCGGAATCAAGCACACGTTCTGA